GTGTCGGCGGTGACCTCCTGGGCGAGAATGATGGCATCCGCCACCTCCTTGAGGGGTTTGCGCTTGTCCATGCTCAGCTTCTGGATCTTGCGGAAGGCGGCAGCCTCGGTCATGCCGAAGGATTCCATGAGGATGCCCTTGGCCTTCTCCACCATCTTGCGCGTCTCGAGCGTTTCCTTGAGACTGCCCACTTCCTTCTCGAGGGTCGTGAGCTCCTCGGCGCGGGCGAGGACCACCTCGATGGTGGGGAGCAGGTCGTGCTCCTTGACCGGTTTGACCAGGAAGCCGAAGACTCCGAGCCCCACCGCCCTCTCCACCAGCTCGGGCTGGCTGTAGGCGGTGAGCATGATGGTGGGAATACGACGGTTGTGGTTGATCCGGCTGATGGCTTCGAGCCCGTCCATCTTCGGCATCTTGATGTCCATCAGGATGAGGTCGGGCGTGAGTTTCTCGGCCAGGTCGACGGCCATCTGTCCGTCCGAGGCCTCGCCCACGATCTCGTGGCCTTGCTCCTTGAGCATCTCGCGCATGTCGAGGCGGATGATGGATTCGTCGTCCACCAGCAGGATGCGCAGCTTCTTCTTGTCCATGTTGGCTTAGCCCCTTTCTGAGACGGGGATGGAGACCGTGACGGTGGTACCCTGCGCGGAGCTCTCGATCGTGATGTCGCCGCGAAGGTCCTGCTGGGCAAGGGTGTAGATGATTTCCCAGCCGAGATTGGCGTCCTTCTGTGGATCGAAATCAGCGGGCAGGCCGATCCCGTCGTCGTGAAGGACGATGTGGAGCATGTCGGCCTCGGCCAGGGTGACCGTCAGTTCGACGCGGCCCTGGGAGCGGCCGGTGAAGGCATGCTTGAAGGTGTTTTGCAGCAGCTCGTTGATGATGAGCGCCACCGAGGTGGCCTTGGCGGAAGTGAGGGTGACGGAAGAAGAGGGCGCCATCACCCGGGCATCGATCTGCTTTTCGGGCGGGATCATGCTCTGGAGGGACGCAGAGAGGAGGTTGTAGGCGAGCTCCTTGATGTCCACCATCTCGACGTCCTCGTGCGAGAGGTACTCGTGGACCAGGGCGATGCTCGAGATACGGTCGATGCAGTCGCTGAGAATGCTCTTGACCTCGGTGTTTCGGCTCCGGCGCTGCTGCAGCCGAAGGAGCGCCGCAACCGTCTGGAGGTTGTTCTTCACCCGGTGGTGGACCTCCCGGATGATGGTCTCCTTGATGGCGAGCTCGCGGTCCTTCTCCTTGATCTCGCTGATGTCGCGAAGGAGCAGGATGGAGGCCACCTTCTCGTCGGCCGGCTCCAGGGGAAGGGTCCGAACGCTGACGGCCATCCGCGGGGTCAAGAGCTCCGTCTCCTCGTAGATGGCGCTCGTCGTGACGACGCGCTTCTCACGGTTGGCGAGGAAGGTCTCTTCCCAGGAGAGCCCCTCGAGGAGCTCTGGCAGGCCCATCCGGCGCGCCAGGTTGCCGGCTGAGTGGCTCGAATGGACGATCTGCCCGGTCTGATTGAGCAGGAGCAGGGCATCGCCCGGCTGAATCGCAGGGAGCGTCAGCTCGCTGGCGCGCGACTTCGCGAGCAGGGTCTGCACCGTGCGCGAGATGGCCGTGCGGTAGAGTTCTCGCTTCTCCTCGGAATGCTTGACCTGGTCGTACAGGTTGCGCTCGACCACCAGGATGGCGCAGATCTCCTTGCCTGCGCGCATGGGATAGATGACCTGACTCATCGGCTGACCGTTGATGACCTTGCCCGTGGCACCTTCGGTGATCTCGCCGCTTCGCAGGGCCGCAAACAGGGGGGGCGCGGCCTCCGACTCGACAACCTGCCCGAGCAGAGAGCGCGTGTAGAAGGATTCGCGCACGGTGGGCTTGGCCTCGGCCACGACGACCAGGCGCTGTTCGGTGGTCGGGACGTAGATCAACAGGTCCGCCGGGATCATGTCCGCCAGGAAGGGTAGCTGGCGGCCCATGGCTG
This is a stretch of genomic DNA from Pantanalinema sp.. It encodes these proteins:
- a CDS encoding response regulator — encoded protein: MDKKKLRILLVDDESIIRLDMREMLKEQGHEIVGEASDGQMAVDLAEKLTPDLILMDIKMPKMDGLEAISRINHNRRIPTIMLTAYSQPELVERAVGLGVFGFLVKPVKEHDLLPTIEVVLARAEELTTLEKEVGSLKETLETRKMVEKAKGILMESFGMTEAAAFRKIQKLSMDKRKPLKEVADAIILAQEVTADT
- a CDS encoding histidine kinase N-terminal domain-containing protein: MAINTVPPAANAPHLVDLVPNEGHRRWIAAMGRQLPFLADMIPADLLIYVPTTEQRLVVVAEAKPTVRESFYTRSLLGQVVESEAAPPLFAALRSGEITEGATGKVINGQPMSQVIYPMRAGKEICAILVVERNLYDQVKHSEEKRELYRTAISRTVQTLLAKSRASELTLPAIQPGDALLLLNQTGQIVHSSHSAGNLARRMGLPELLEGLSWEETFLANREKRVVTTSAIYEETELLTPRMAVSVRTLPLEPADEKVASILLLRDISEIKEKDRELAIKETIIREVHHRVKNNLQTVAALLRLQQRRSRNTEVKSILSDCIDRISSIALVHEYLSHEDVEMVDIKELAYNLLSASLQSMIPPEKQIDARVMAPSSSVTLTSAKATSVALIINELLQNTFKHAFTGRSQGRVELTVTLAEADMLHIVLHDDGIGLPADFDPQKDANLGWEIIYTLAQQDLRGDITIESSAQGTTVTVSIPVSERG